The genomic stretch GACCAGCGCCGTCATCAACGTGGGCACGGCGACGCTGGGCGCGCTCGTCGGCGCGGGCGGCTACGGGCAGCCCATCCTGACCGGCATTCGCCTGGACGACCTCGGGCTGATTCTGGAGGGCGCGGTGCCGTCGGCGCTGCTGGCGCTCGCGGTGCAGGGCCTGTTTTCGCTGGCGGGCCGATGGGCCATCCCGCGCGGCCTGCGCCTGTAGCCGCTACGGGTGCTGCTCCTCGGGCAGGATCCGGCCGAGGACCCGGAGGAGGTCGTCTCGAATCTCCGCGTCGTCCTCGGTGCGCCACTGCGCGACGAGCGCCGCCCGCGCGATGGGGAGGTCGATCCGCCGGAGCGCCTGGACCACCTGCCACCGGACGTGCGGCTCAGGACAGGCGAAGTACGCGGCCAGCGCGGGCACAGCATCCTCGGCTGGCGCGAGCATCACGACAGCGTGCAGTTCCGTGTCGAACGCTCCGTCGCCTGTGCAGTCGACGGGCGGGAGACGGTCGAGGGCCACCTGGGCGTACCGCCGATCGCGGCTCAGGGCGAGGAGCCGGAGGCCCGTGTCCTCTTCCCAACCGGTCTCAGCCGTGGCGAGGCCCCGAGCGGCTTCGTCGGCAGCGGCGTCTGCGCCGGTCTGGACCCAAACGTCCAGCACGGCAGGGGCCTCGTCGGCAGGCGAGTGGTAGTACATCGCCTCCAGCGCCTCCGCGTGATCGGTGCGGACCACGGGAGCGAGGGCCTGCAGCAGGCTCCACCGGCGGTCCGGGTCGCGCGTCTCCCGTGCGAGCGCGAGGATAGCGTCGGCGGCGCGGGGATCTCGGCGGAGGGAAAGAGACCGGGCCGCGGCATACGCCAGGTCCGCGTCGGGCGACGCCGCGGCGGCGACGAGCGCCTGCGTGACGGACAGCGATGTCCGGCGGGACGGCCCGAGCGCGGCAGCGGCGGCGACCCGCACGGCGAGGCTCGGGTCGCCACGGAGGCGGTCGCCGAGCGGCTCCGTCAGCAGGTCGACCGTCCGCTGGTAGACGGCGACGCGAGGCTCGGTGCGCGGGCCGGAGAGCGTCAGCCAGGGATCGGCGGCGCGGGCGGCCTCGCGGCGCCACGCCGGACGCTGGTCGACGAGCAGCGCCGTGAGCGCGGCCGCACGGATCTCGGCGACGTCGTCCGGGAGAGCGAGGAGAGACCGCGCCAGCCCGACCGCGTCGTCCGTGAGGGGCGCCCGCGAGTGCACCGGGTAGCCGCTCTCGCGCAGCCCCTCGCCATCGTGGGCGAGCAGGAGGAGGAGCCGCTCACCCGGCCGGTACGTTCGGTCGAGGCACGTCGAGATGTAGGAGGGGACGCCGTCCGGCCCCGGCTCGTTGCAGCGGACGACCGGCAGCGCGAGCGTCCGCCCCACCAGGCCCGGGTCGCCCGAGAGGACTCCCTCGACGCGGAACGCCGCGCGGTGCCGCGAGACCTCGCCCACCTGCCCCGTAACGACGGCCTCCGCATCGACGAGGAGGCCCGCGTAGGAGCGCTCGATCCACGACGCCGCCTCGGCGGTGGACGCAGACCCGAGCAGGAGCAGGACGAGGAGGAGGCGCATGGGCCGACGAGGCGAGTCCCAAGCACGCGTCACGGGCGCGTCGGCGCAAGGCGACTCTGGATCCCCGCCTCCCGTCCGCCGTTGGCCCGGCGCCTCCCTCCCGCCCCGATGCCCGACGCCCTGCCCGCCCTCCGCACCCGACTCGCCGAGGTGGCCGACCTCGGCCACGCCGCCGCCGTCCTCGAATGGGACCAGGAGACCTACATGCCGCCCGGCGGGGCAGAAGGACGCGGGCGGCAGGTCGCCACGCTCCGACGGATCGCGCACGAGCGGTTCACCGCCCCCGAGGTCGGCGAGTTGCTGGACGCGGCGGCGCCCGAGAGCGACCTCGACGCCGCGCTCGTCCGCGTGACCCGGCGCGACTGGCAGCGGGCGACGCTGCTGCCGGGCCGCCTCGTCTCCGAGAAGGCCGAGGCCTCGTCGCGGGCGATGGAGGCGTGGAAGGCGGCCCGCGAGTCGGACGCGTTCGCCCTCTTCGCGCCGCACCTGGAGCGCATCCTCGGCCTCGCCCGGGAGGAGGCCGACCTCGTCCGCCCCCTCGTGGCCGCCGAGCGCGGTCCCGACTACGCGCCGTCTGAGGCCGACGCCCGCTACGACGCCTTGCTGGACGAATTCGAGCCCGGCGCGTCCACGGCCTCCGTCGCCGCCACGTTCGCCCGGTTGAAAGAGGGCCTGGTCCCGCTCGTCGCCGCCGCTGCTGAGGCACCCGCCCCCGACGACGCCTTCCTCCGCGCGCCCTTCGACGCCGACGCCCAGTGGGCCTTCGGGCTCGACGTCGCGCAGGCGCTCGGCTACAGCCTCGACCACGGCCGCCAGGACCGCTCTGCCCACCCGTTCACGACCTCGTTCGGGCAGACCGACGTGCGCATCACCACGCGCGTTGACCCCGACTTCTTCCCGACGGCCTTCTTCAGCACCGTCCACGAGGCGGGGCACGGCATCTACGAGCAGGGCTTCGCGCCCGACCTGGCGGGCACGCCGCTCGCAGACGGTGCCTCGCTGGGCATCCACGAGAGCCAGTCGCGGCTCTACGAGAACCTCGTCGGCCGCGGCGAGGCGTTCTGGACGTGGGCCTACCCCATGCTCCAGGCCCGTTTTCCGCACCTCGCCGACGTGCCGCGCGGCGCCTTCCTCCGTGCCGTCAACCGCGTCGAGCCGTCCCTCATCCGCGTGGAGGCGGACGAGCTGACGTACCACCTCCACGTCCTGCTCCGGTTCGAGTTGGAGCGCGCGATGCTCGCGGGCGACCTCGCCGTGGCCGACCTGCCCACCGCCTGGGCCGACGGCATGCGCGGCCTCCTCGGCGTCACGCCGCCGTCCGACGCCGACGGTTGCCTGCAGGACATCCACTGGTCGCTCGGGGCCGTCGGCTATTTCCCGACCTACACCCTGGGCACGCTGATGAGCGTCCAGCTCTGGACCGCCGCCGACGCCGACCTCGGAGGGCTCGACGCCCAGATCGCCGCGGGCGACTTTGCGCCGCTGCTCGGCTGGCTCCGCGAGCACGTCCACCGCTGGGGCCGCGCGAGGACGGCGGACGAGATCCTGCGGGACGCCACGGGGACCGGCCTCGACGCCGCCCCGTGGCTCGCCTACGCCGAGACCAAGGTCGCCGCGTTCTACGGGGGCTAGCGCGCGACGGTGAGGACCTCGGTGACGGTTTCGCCACTCTCGACGTGGCGGACGCGGGCGACGTAGGTCCCGGCCCCGAGCCCGCTCACCCCCAGCGGCAGGGGGAGGTAGCGAAGCTCGGTCATCGAGACCGGCGCGCCGGTCCACACGACGCGGCCCAGCACGTCGACGAGGTCGACGGCGTAGGTCCCGGAGCGGCCCGCGTCGAGCACCAGCACAGCGGCCTCGCGGCTCGGGTTGGGGTAGACGCCGCGAATGGCGAACGGCCCCGTCGGTGTCACCTCCGGGTACTGCCCGGCACCTGTGACCGCCACGTCATCGAACCAGCCGACGGCGACGAGGCCGAGGCTGTCGCGGTCACCCGCAGCCACGGCCGGCCCGGCCAGCAGGTCCGTGGGCAACGAGAGCAGGCGGGTATCGAGACGCGTCCAGGCCTCGCCGTCAGACGACGCCTCGGCCGCCAGCCGGGCCTCGTCGCGGCGCAGGCGGAGCCAGGTCGGCCCGTCCCACGTGCCAACCTCCGTGCGGACAGAGCGCCCGTCGGCGCCATGGTTCCACAGCGCGAGGGTGCCGTCCGGCTCGGCCAGGAGCGTCGCCCCGAGGGCGTCCGACGCGGTGCTCGCCCGCATCGCCACGCCCGCCCCCGCGGTCGGCGTCGTGCCCGTGACCGCAGAGACCCGCGCCATCACGCCGCCGTCGCCGGAGACCACCTGCCGGACCATGTGGAACGCGCCATCGCGGACGGCCCCGCCCCCGACGACGACCAGCGCGCCCTGCACGCCCACCCCCGCCCGGCCCGTTGCGACCGGCGCTCCCACATCGAGCCCCTCGCCGCCACCCGGCAGCACGGCGTCCGGATCCACCTGCCCGTAGACCGACAGCCGGTCGGCCCCTACGACGCGGACCCCGTCCGCCTCGGCCTCGACGAAGAGCACCTGGAGGGTGTCCCCCTCGGCGAGGACGCTGGGGAAGCGGACCGGCGCCCAGGCGCCGTCCTGTCGCACCTCCACGGCCAGCCCGTCCGGCGCCTCCGAGAGGCCCGGCAGCCCGACGCGGCCGACGCGGAACGGACGCGGGAACGTCACCTCGACGCCGTCCTCGATCTCCATCGGCAACGCCGCCGGCACCACGTCGATCTCGGCCGGGACGACCGTCCGCAACGTCCGCGAGGCCGATGACACGAGGCCCTCGCCGTCGGTCACAGTCACCGTCGCGCGGTAGTGCGTCGTCTCCCCCGGCCCCCCGTGCGGGTCGAGGATGAACTCGCCCACGGCCTCCTCGGTGTAGAAAAACCGCCGGTGGATGTGGTCGTTGTGGAGCAGGTCCACGGCCCACTCGAACGCGAAGGTCTCGGCGGCGTCGATCGGGTCGGTGGCGGACGCCTGGAGGCGGACCCGCCCGTTGGCCGGGATGACGTACGCCGTCGGGCTCTCGATGGTCACCACCGGGAGCGCCCCGCCGATGCGGATGGAGAGCGACGCGCGGCTCTCCTGCCCGTCGGAGTCGGTCACAACCACCGTCGCCGGGAAGACGCCCTGCGCCACGTACGTGTGGGAGACCTCCGGCCCTTCCGCCGTCGCGCCGTCGCCGAACGTCCACTGGTAGGCGAGGTCCCCGCCGTCGGGGTCGAGCGAGGCGGTGGCGTCGAAGTCGAAGCGCGTGCCCACCGCGCCCGTCCGCGCCGAGGCGGTCAGCCGCGCGACCGGCGGGCTCCCCCCGCTCCCCGCATACCGCAGCCGCACGATCTGGTTGTGGATCACGTCGGCCCCAATCAGCTCCCCCGTCGCCGGCTCCGGCGTCAGGTCGACGATGTGCCCGACGTCCTC from Rubrivirga sp. SAORIC476 encodes the following:
- a CDS encoding PQQ-dependent sugar dehydrogenase; its protein translation is MYAAFRVRPIAFFLLLLAVSLLSGAARAQETGFYIEPITPPGSIFDAVDVEVAADGRIFVLMKGGWLRVVLPDGTLLDEPWLYFGGEVLNVAERGLLGFALHPGFPATPDIYFVYTVDDSPLPQTPSYSRAYGRVTRYSADPADPNRADLASRHVVLGENFHDGIPSCYNHHSIGTIAFGHDGSLFVGSGDGSGAPVQPDIGGQYDECFSENPDEGVHPDEDIGLFRSQSLESLGGKILRIDPETGDGYPDNPFYTGDPADTASKVWALGFRNPFRFTVVPAEPGEAGPGTLLIGDVGQANWEEINRSTGGENFGWPCYEGPEEYAVGQSVTGPLACSEPRAGVPTEPYAYFSHSYPERSSPAGVTAYSVTGGVVYTGTAYPEAYQGALFFADYANQWIRSARLGAEGMEGVAFIGEDVGHIVDLTPEPATGELIGADVIHNQIVRLRYAGSGGSPPVARLTASARTGAVGTRFDFDATASLDPDGGDLAYQWTFGDGATAEGPEVSHTYVAQGVFPATVVVTDSDGQESRASLSIRIGGALPVVTIESPTAYVIPANGRVRLQASATDPIDAAETFAFEWAVDLLHNDHIHRRFFYTEEAVGEFILDPHGGPGETTHYRATVTVTDGEGLVSSASRTLRTVVPAEIDVVPAALPMEIEDGVEVTFPRPFRVGRVGLPGLSEAPDGLAVEVRQDGAWAPVRFPSVLAEGDTLQVLFVEAEADGVRVVGADRLSVYGQVDPDAVLPGGGEGLDVGAPVATGRAGVGVQGALVVVGGGAVRDGAFHMVRQVVSGDGGVMARVSAVTGTTPTAGAGVAMRASTASDALGATLLAEPDGTLALWNHGADGRSVRTEVGTWDGPTWLRLRRDEARLAAEASSDGEAWTRLDTRLLSLPTDLLAGPAVAAGDRDSLGLVAVGWFDDVAVTGAGQYPEVTPTGPFAIRGVYPNPSREAAVLVLDAGRSGTYAVDLVDVLGRVVWTGAPVSMTELRYLPLPLGVSGLGAGTYVARVRHVESGETVTEVLTVAR
- a CDS encoding carboxypeptidase M32 — its product is MPDALPALRTRLAEVADLGHAAAVLEWDQETYMPPGGAEGRGRQVATLRRIAHERFTAPEVGELLDAAAPESDLDAALVRVTRRDWQRATLLPGRLVSEKAEASSRAMEAWKAARESDAFALFAPHLERILGLAREEADLVRPLVAAERGPDYAPSEADARYDALLDEFEPGASTASVAATFARLKEGLVPLVAAAAEAPAPDDAFLRAPFDADAQWAFGLDVAQALGYSLDHGRQDRSAHPFTTSFGQTDVRITTRVDPDFFPTAFFSTVHEAGHGIYEQGFAPDLAGTPLADGASLGIHESQSRLYENLVGRGEAFWTWAYPMLQARFPHLADVPRGAFLRAVNRVEPSLIRVEADELTYHLHVLLRFELERAMLAGDLAVADLPTAWADGMRGLLGVTPPSDADGCLQDIHWSLGAVGYFPTYTLGTLMSVQLWTAADADLGGLDAQIAAGDFAPLLGWLREHVHRWGRARTADEILRDATGTGLDAAPWLAYAETKVAAFYGG
- a CDS encoding HEAT repeat domain-containing protein, yielding MRLLLVLLLLGSASTAEAASWIERSYAGLLVDAEAVVTGQVGEVSRHRAAFRVEGVLSGDPGLVGRTLALPVVRCNEPGPDGVPSYISTCLDRTYRPGERLLLLLAHDGEGLRESGYPVHSRAPLTDDAVGLARSLLALPDDVAEIRAAALTALLVDQRPAWRREAARAADPWLTLSGPRTEPRVAVYQRTVDLLTEPLGDRLRGDPSLAVRVAAAAALGPSRRTSLSVTQALVAAAASPDADLAYAAARSLSLRRDPRAADAILALARETRDPDRRWSLLQALAPVVRTDHAEALEAMYYHSPADEAPAVLDVWVQTGADAAADEAARGLATAETGWEEDTGLRLLALSRDRRYAQVALDRLPPVDCTGDGAFDTELHAVVMLAPAEDAVPALAAYFACPEPHVRWQVVQALRRIDLPIARAALVAQWRTEDDAEIRDDLLRVLGRILPEEQHP